In a genomic window of Quercus lobata isolate SW786 chromosome 4, ValleyOak3.0 Primary Assembly, whole genome shotgun sequence:
- the LOC115987738 gene encoding G-type lectin S-receptor-like serine/threonine-protein kinase LECRK1 produces the protein MKVPIQTNQSPRSDLFELQQKSAELDSSLKWRPNYISFEGNQCNKVGCNPCRSQLPKPIFMTNSSSVLSRVAASSKTRIRWTQDLHNPYVECVNRLGGADRLRRNSHLPYSNVMRGSLFSNVTFFFFSLPSITTNNVEAEAPFGSRDDGEVADLFGNGDEDMVVMLQSEEESYTEEDCNIRLDKPLVAGQNSNPITSRSKEFAFGFHPLESEKENQFLLAVWFYKTKEPTIVWSANGNKPAPENSELRLSSNNEFVLYDHEDNELWKAPTPRNSKSSCAAIGDNGNLVILDQNNNSVWESFKEPTDTILPGQILYMNTTLRSRESETNYSKGRFQLSFQIDGNFVLYSLSMPSEALEKAYFATGTTNWESQLNFTEDGYMYIQDANFTNRVYNLTKESPAGSKEDFYYLARIDYDGGFRLYKHPRKVSTPSESCSSSWTVVQSIPSDICATFTGDAAAVGGGFCGPNGYCRTAGDSSGSGPAFCFCPPGFSPLDQSNNFAGCKPDFLLPSCQIGWEKQKENMEFKLFQNVNWPFTDYGRVTVANEAECRQLCLDDCLCIVVIYEGNGNQCWKKKYPLSNGMYIESNTSKVLIKTPKNIDSDKKHQSMVVVLALLLGSSAFLNILFFLGSIVAILYLYHKRLNSQWNIDRTLTTNVRSYTYKELEEVTRGFRQTVGKGAFGTVYKGVLPSDSKRFVAVKKLGKVVEEGEKEFKTEVSVIGQTHHKNLVRLLGYCDEGQHRLLVYEYMSNGSLASFLFGISRPHWNQRVQIAFGIARGLMYLHEECSTQIIHCDIKPQNILLDEYFTPRIADFGLAKLLLADQSRAARTAIRGTIGYFAPEWFRKASISVKVDVYSFGVMLLEIICCKSSVAFALGEEEALIDWAYECYKDKKLDKLIEDDEEAKNDMKRLERFVIVAIWCIQEDPSLRPSMKKITQMLEGVIEVSVPPSPSLFTSSPPSFKK, from the exons ATGAAAGTTCCCATCCAGACCAATCAAAGTCCCAGAAGTGATCTCTTTGAACTTCAACAGAAGTCAGCCGAACTAGATAGCAGCCTGAAATGGAGGCCAAACTATATAAGTTTTGAGGGAAACCAGTGCAACAAA GTTGGCTGTAATCCTTGCCGTTCTCAACTACCAAAACCAATCTTCATGACAAATAGTAGTTCTGTATTATCAAGGGTTGCAGCCTCAAGTAAAACACGCATTAGATGGACTCAGGATCTTCACAATCCATATGTAGAATGTGTAAATCGTCTTGGTGGTGCAGACA GACTTAGGAGGAACTCACATTTGCCATATTCAAATGTGATGAGAGGTTCACT TTTTTCCAAcgtcaccttcttcttcttctctctccccAGTATCACCACCAACAATGTAGAGGCAGAAgcacca TTTGGCTCAAGAGATGATGGTGAAGTTGCAGATTTGTTTGGCAATGGTGATGAAGATATGGTGGTGATGTTGCAGAGCGAAGAGGAGAG CTACACCGAAGAAGACTGTAACATAAGGTTGGACAAACCTTTAGTTGCAGGGCAAAACAGTAATCCAATCACGTCGAGGTCAAAAGAATTTGCCTTCGGATTTCATCCTCTtgaaagtgagaaagaaaatcaattctTGCTTGCAGTTTggttttacaaaacaaaagaacCAACCATAGTTTGGTCTGCAAATGGGAATAAACCAGCACCAGAAAACTCTGAACTTAGGCTGTCTAGCAACAATGAGTTTGTTCTCTATGACCATGAAGACAATGAGTTATGGAAGGCTCCAACTCCAAGGAATTCCAAATCCAGTTGTGCGGCTATAGGGGACAATGGGAACTTGGTGATTCTAGACCAGAATAATAATTCGGTATGGGAGAGCTTCAAAGAGCCTACTGATACAATTTTGCCTGGCCAAATACTGTACATGAATACCACACTCAGGTCTCGAGAATCTGAGACAAATTATTCAAAAGGGCGCTTCCAGCTTTCTTTTCAGATTGATGGCAATTTCGTGCTTTACTCTCTTTCTATGCCATCTGAAGCCCTTGAGAAGGCTTATTTTGCCACCGGCACAACGAACTGGGAATCACAGTTGAACTTTACTGAGGATGGATACATGTACATCCAAGATGCAAATTTTACAAACAGAGTGTACAACCTTACCAAGGAAAGTCCTGCAGGCTCAAAAGAAGATTTCTACTATTTGGCTAGGATTGATTATGATGGTGGCTTCAGATTATACAAACACCCCAGAAAGGTGAGCACCCCAAGTGAGAGCTGTTCTTCATCATGGACTGTAGTGCAAAGCATTCCCAGTGATATTTGTGCTACATTTACTGGTGATGCTGCTGCTGTTGGAGGTGGGTTTTGTGGACCGAACGGATATTGCCGTACCGCAGGTGATTCAAGTGGGAGTGGGCCAGCATTTTGCTTTTGTCCTCCGGGATTTTCTCCCTTGGACCAATCCAATAATTTTGCAGGCTGCAAACCAGATTTTTTATTGCCTAGCTGCCAAATTGGATgggaaaagcaaaaagaaaatatggagTTTAAACTGTTTCAAAATGTGAATTGGCCGTTCACAGATTACGGTCGTGTTACCGTGGCTAATGAAGCAGAGTGTAGACAGCTATGCCTTGACGATTGCTTGTGTATTGTGGTCATTTATGAAGGTAACGGTAATCAATGTTGGAAGAAGAAGTATCCTCTGTCCAATGGAATGTATATAGAAAGTAATACTAGCAAAGTTCTCATCAAGAcacctaaaaatatagattcAGATAAGAAACACCAGTCTATGGTAGTTGTCTTGGCACTACTCCTTGGCAGCTCTGCATTTCTTAATATCCTTTTCTTCTTAGGTAGTATTGTGGCTATTCTCTACTTGTACCACAAAAGGCTCAATTCGCAATGGAATATTGATAGAACACTTACAACAAATGTGAGAAGCTATACATATAAAGAGCTCGAAGAAGTAACCAGGGGCTTCAGGCAAACAGTGGGAAAAGGAGCTTTCGGAACTGTTTATAAAGGAGTCCTTCCATCAGATTCTAAAAGATTTGTTGCAGTCAAGAAGTTAGGTAAGGTGGTAGAAGAAGGTGAGAAGGAATTCAAAACGGAAGTGAGCGTGATCGGTCAAACTCATCACAAGAATTTAGTCCGTTTGCTCGGCTATTGTGATGAGGGGCAGCATCGGCTTCTGGTATATGAGTACATGAGTAATGGCTCTTTAGCTAGCTTTCTCTTTGGGATATCCAGGCCTCATTGGAACCAAAGAGTGCAAATTGCTTTTGGAATAGCACGAGGCCTAATGTACTTACATGAAGAGTGCAGCACCCAAATCATCCACTGCGATATAAAACCTCAAAACATACTCCTAGATGAGTACTTTACGCCAAGGATTGCTGATTTTGGATTAGCAAAGCTTTTGTTGGCAGATCAAAGTCGAGCAGCTCGTACAGCAATAAGAGGGACAATTGGATACTTTGCACCTGAATGGTTTAGGAAAGCATCCATTTCGGTTAAGGTTGATGTGTACAGTTTTGGTGTGATGTTACTAGAGATCATTTGCTGCAAGTCTAGTGTAGCATTTGCACTAGGAGAAGAGGAGGCATTGATAGATTGGGCTTATGAATGCtacaaagataaaaaattagataagttGATAGAAGATGATGAGGAGGCAAAGAATGACATGAAGAGGCTAGAAAGGTTTGTGATTGTGGCGATTTGGTGTATTCAAGAAGATCCTTCACTGAGGCCCTCGATGAAAAAGATCACACAAATGCTCGAGGGAGTGATTGAAGTTTCTGTGCCCCCAAGCCCTTCATTGTTTACTTCTTCTCCCCCTTCATTCAAAAAATAG